A window from Henckelia pumila isolate YLH828 unplaced genomic scaffold, ASM3356847v2 CTG_466, whole genome shotgun sequence encodes these proteins:
- the LOC140872619 gene encoding uncharacterized protein produces the protein MSIRYFALGKFLHGSSSSDNAPITPTGCAAESSTIGLGCLRQFIQEDIDHLHVSPMEPACQYCGARRFPHESQYLLFFQYGDVGWQQHILKSGVNYSPTTYGTGSTSTVGFLSFSEVISGENQAVRGNNERMVSCKANYYLGYNKRRNHTEIRSEIYKGIVDSVLGGETRDSKIGHRIFLPTSFIGGLRDMRKRYLDAIALVKVFGKPDLFLTITCNPESKEIKDNLYQVQVAHDRLNLVSRVFRSKLVDLKDQILKKCIFGCVAAYVYVIEFQNEVCHIVLCLLSYPLIARLARLLCLIHMLLLRYRMRIIFQSYFV, from the exons aTGTCAATTCG GTACTTTGCTCTTGG AAAATTTCTTCATGGTTCATCGAGCTCTGACAATGCACCAATTACTCCAACAG GTTGTGCTGCCGAGAGTTCTACTATTGGTCTGGGATGCTTGCGCCAAT TTATCCAGGAAGACATCGATCACTTGCATGTTTCCCCAATGGAACCAGCATGTCAATATTGTGGCGCGCGGAGGTTTCCACACGAATCTCAATATCTTTTGTTTTTCCAATACGGTGATGTTGGTTGGCAGCAACACATTCTGAAATCTGGAGTTAATTATAGTCCAACTACTTATGGCACTGGATCGACTTCTACTGTTggatttctttctttttctgaGGTCATTAGTGGTGAAAACCAAG CTGTTCGTGGAAATAATGAACGAATGGTGTCTTGCAAGGCGAATTATTACTTAGGATACAATAAGAG AAGAAATCATACGGAGATCAGATCAGAGATATATAAAGGAATAGTTGACAGTGTTCTTGGTGGAGAGACCCGTGATAGCAAGATCGGTCACCGTATTTTCCTCCCCACATCGTTCATTGGAGGCCTCAGAGATATGCGAAAAAGATATTTAGATGCAATTGCCTTGGTTAAAGTGTTTGGAAAACCAGACTTATTCCTTACAATCACTTGCAACCCCGAATCTAAAGAAATTAAAGACAATTTGTATCAGGTTCAAGTTGCCCATGATCGGCTAAACCTTGTTTCTCGAGTATTTCGGTCGAAGTTGGTTGATCTAAAAGATCAAATTctaaaaaaatgtatttttggcTGCGTTGctgcttatgtttatgttattgaGTTCCAGAACGAAGTCTGCCACATTGTCCTATGCTTATTATCTTATCCTCTAATTGCAAGATTAGCTCGCCTGTTATGTTTGATTCATATGTTGTTGCTGAGATACCGGATGAGGATTATTTTCCAAAGTTATTTCGTTTAG